Proteins encoded by one window of Psychromonas sp. L1A2:
- the nirB gene encoding nitrite reductase large subunit NirB: MSKQRIVVVGNGMVGHKFIDTIIGNDETKYEVITFSEESRLAYDRVQLSYFFSGKTAEDLALTDAAYYEENGIKFVLNDKVVDLDFDNKNVITASGRVESYDKLVLATGSYPFVPPIPGNDQEHCHVYRTIDDLEDITKSGETSKTGVVIGGGLLGLEAGNALVNLGVETHIVEFAPRLMAVQLDDGGGSLLKRKIEDLGVHVHTEKATTEIVAGKTSRYRMNFADGSHLETDMIIFSAGIRPQDELARKTGIPIGERGGIVINNHCETGVEDVYAIGECALWENFIFGLVAPGYQMAKVAAAHMHGDSETEFTGADMSTKLKLLGIDVASIGEVHGKTPGAQSYTYHDEIEQVYKRLIVSADGTKMVGAVLVGDVEAYGTLLQLKLNDMKLPANPSVLILPSSGGEEAAGMGVDALPDTAAICSCFDVSKGDIKNAVAAGCCSMGELKASTKAATGCGGCSALAKQVLDSELASLGFEVKKDICEHFAYSRQELADIVRVKKIKTFTGLLAECGNGLGCEICKPAVANILAAYWNEYVLEDAHVGLQDTNDNYLGNMQKDGTYSVVPRMPGGEVSPDGLIAIGQIAKEFNLYTKVTGGARVDLFGAQLHELPVIWKKLVDAGFETGHAYGKSLRTVKSCVGNTWCRYGVKNSIGFAIDLENRYKGLRSPHKVKFGVSGCTRECAEAQGKDFGLIATDGGWNLYFGGNGGMRPRHGDLFASDLTDEQVRTYVDRIYMFYIRTADRLQRTSVWLENLEGGIEYLREVIINDSLNINTELETEMESNIANYQCEWKTTIESPEKLKRFKHFINSKEADVGLAFKVVRGQRFPLEKDIEITELV, from the coding sequence ATGAGTAAACAACGCATTGTTGTGGTTGGAAACGGCATGGTAGGCCATAAATTTATCGATACCATTATCGGTAATGATGAAACCAAATACGAGGTGATTACTTTTTCTGAAGAATCTCGCCTTGCCTATGACCGTGTCCAATTAAGTTATTTCTTTTCAGGTAAAACAGCTGAAGACCTCGCATTAACTGATGCTGCATATTACGAAGAGAACGGTATTAAATTTGTTCTTAACGACAAAGTAGTTGATTTAGACTTTGATAATAAAAATGTCATTACAGCTAGCGGTCGTGTTGAAAGCTACGATAAATTAGTGCTTGCTACTGGTTCTTACCCATTTGTTCCGCCTATCCCAGGCAATGACCAAGAACATTGTCATGTCTACCGTACTATTGATGATTTAGAAGATATCACCAAGTCGGGTGAAACTAGCAAAACCGGTGTTGTTATTGGTGGTGGATTACTAGGACTTGAAGCGGGTAATGCACTTGTTAACCTAGGTGTAGAAACGCACATTGTTGAATTTGCACCACGTTTAATGGCTGTTCAGTTAGATGACGGTGGCGGTTCGTTATTAAAACGTAAAATTGAAGACTTAGGTGTGCATGTACACACTGAAAAAGCGACCACAGAAATCGTCGCAGGTAAAACGTCACGTTACAGAATGAATTTTGCTGATGGTTCTCATTTAGAAACTGACATGATCATCTTTTCTGCGGGTATTCGCCCACAAGATGAACTAGCGCGTAAAACCGGTATCCCAATTGGTGAACGTGGCGGTATCGTTATTAACAACCATTGTGAAACAGGCGTTGAAGATGTTTACGCGATTGGTGAATGTGCGTTATGGGAAAACTTTATATTCGGTTTAGTAGCGCCTGGTTACCAAATGGCGAAAGTTGCTGCTGCCCATATGCATGGAGATTCAGAAACTGAATTTACTGGCGCAGATATGAGTACCAAATTGAAATTGTTAGGTATCGACGTAGCCAGTATTGGTGAAGTACACGGTAAAACACCGGGTGCACAGTCATACACTTATCATGATGAAATCGAACAAGTTTACAAACGTCTGATCGTTTCAGCTGACGGTACAAAAATGGTCGGTGCAGTACTAGTAGGTGATGTAGAAGCTTACGGCACGCTATTACAATTAAAGCTCAATGATATGAAATTGCCTGCTAACCCAAGTGTGCTTATTTTACCATCATCTGGTGGCGAAGAAGCGGCAGGAATGGGCGTAGATGCATTACCAGATACAGCGGCAATTTGTTCATGTTTTGATGTATCTAAAGGTGATATTAAAAATGCTGTGGCAGCAGGTTGTTGTAGCATGGGTGAGCTTAAAGCTTCAACTAAAGCAGCGACTGGTTGTGGCGGTTGTAGTGCACTAGCAAAACAAGTGCTTGATAGTGAATTAGCAAGTCTTGGCTTTGAAGTGAAAAAAGATATCTGTGAGCATTTCGCTTATTCACGTCAAGAGTTAGCCGATATTGTCCGCGTTAAGAAAATTAAAACATTCACAGGTCTGTTAGCTGAATGTGGTAATGGCCTAGGGTGTGAAATTTGTAAGCCTGCCGTAGCTAACATTCTTGCTGCTTATTGGAATGAATATGTATTAGAAGATGCCCATGTTGGCCTGCAAGATACTAATGATAACTACCTAGGTAACATGCAAAAAGATGGTACTTACTCAGTGGTTCCACGTATGCCAGGTGGCGAAGTTAGCCCTGATGGTTTAATTGCGATTGGACAAATAGCAAAAGAATTTAACCTTTATACCAAAGTGACGGGCGGAGCTCGTGTGGATCTATTTGGTGCGCAATTACATGAGTTACCTGTCATTTGGAAAAAACTAGTTGATGCAGGTTTTGAAACAGGCCATGCATACGGTAAATCGCTACGTACTGTTAAATCTTGTGTTGGTAATACTTGGTGTCGTTACGGTGTTAAAAATAGTATTGGTTTTGCGATTGACCTTGAAAATCGTTACAAAGGTTTACGCTCTCCGCATAAAGTGAAATTTGGTGTCTCTGGTTGTACGCGTGAGTGTGCAGAAGCCCAAGGTAAAGATTTTGGCTTAATCGCTACCGATGGCGGTTGGAATTTATACTTTGGTGGTAACGGGGGTATGCGTCCTCGTCATGGTGACTTATTTGCTTCTGACTTAACTGATGAACAAGTACGTACTTATGTTGACCGTATTTACATGTTTTATATCCGTACTGCCGATCGTTTACAACGTACTTCAGTATGGTTAGAGAATCTAGAGGGGGGTATTGAATATCTACGTGAGGTCATTATCAATGATTCA